ATTCTGTGATTTATATTGCCGAAAACCAATCGAAAAGATATCCATTCAAGAGATTGCTAACCAATCAGGATATAATCGGAGTACATTTTATCAATACTTTACAGATATATATGATCTGTTGGACTGCGTTGAAGAGAGGATTTTGAAATCCATTAAGGAGGAAATGGCAGGCAGAGAGTTTTCTACACATACTATCCAAGATGCACTTCAATGCTTGGAAAATGCAGAGGAAATTTCAGTTCTTAAAGCTATATTGGGCGACTATGGTTCTGTTCATTTTGTGGAACGCTTGAAAAGAGAAATTCCCTTTGAGCGATTGATTGTGGATTTTCCAACAGATGATGTCTTGGCACCGTATATCATCGAGTTTTACATATCAACATTAATATCTATGTTTCGCCTTTGGATACACAGAGACAAAGATCTATCGTCGGAAGAATTGATCAAGCTGATCGATAGTCTATTTTCAAAGGGGATAACACCGTATCATATCTTTGGCACGGTCAATCCGCAGCGTTCTGGAGTGTAGCGATGATGGTTAGAAAGCTAAACATAAACAGAAGGGGTTCGAGAATTTATACATAATTCTCGAACCCCTTCTTGTCTTTGTTTCAATATCATCCATTAATTATAGTAGTCTAATACACATGCACACCCGCACCAAGTACGGATTTGTTTTGTACGGAATTACCGGATAGATATACCTTTTGCAGATCAGGCAGCTGGCTTAGGGTCTCTATATTGGAAATGGCATTGTTCTCGAGATGAAGATTTTCTATGGCCTTCCAGTTACTCATAAATTTGAGAGAAGCCAAATTGCTGTCTTGCAGAGTGAAGGAACGTAGAGCGGTCATTTTGGCAAAGTAAGGCATCATTTGGTCAACCTCAGTAACAGAGGTGTTGTTTATGCTGAAATATGGCTGCTCTAAGGTCAAATGTTCAAGCACGCTGTTCTCCGCGGCCGCCTTTTGTTCAAAGTTCAGCCTACACTCGGAGCACACCAAAGATTTCACCTGCTTCAAACGAAATAAAGCATCGCTCTCCTTATATAGTGAAGAGTCGTAAATGTTCAGAGTCTCTAAACGAGGCAAAGCGTCCAGGGCGCCAAGATGGGTTATTTCACTGATCTCCCAAAGGGAGAGTTGCTCCAGTTTCGGGAATTTCCCCAGCGTAGCCAAGTTTAATTCCCCGCTTCCGCCCTGGAGCGTCAGGCTGGTTGCGGCGGGCGCCTTTAGCCCCGGGAGAAAGGAGCCTGGGACTTCCACCCGCACTACATTTGGCAATGTCAGCGCTTCTGCTTTCTCGTAGTAACCGGACAACGTTAATTCCCGCAGTGAAGACAGACTGTTTATGGTCTTTACCGAGCCAAGCTGACTTAGAGAAGCCAGGCGTAGTTTAGTAATGGAGGCCTTGCCGGCCAAGCGCTCCAGGCTAGAAAAGTTTACGTTTTCGAGATCAAGCGTTTGTAGAGCAGGCATATTTTGTACAAAGTCGATGGACTTTACATTCGTTAAGAAGGACAGCCGAAGCTCCTGAAGCTGGGTCAAGGCGTATAGCGGCTGTAGGTCTGTGGCTTCACTGTAATTGATGGACAGGGAGGTCAGCCCGGTCATGGACGACAACCATCCGAGTTCATCGACAAAGGTGAGCGACAGGGACTTGAGCGGCAGCTTGTTCAATAGAAAGAAATCCGTTACGGATTCATCCACATAGGTAATGGATAACGAGCTCAGATTAGGAAATTCCAGCAGCATAGCCAATTCCTGATTGCTGCGAAGCTGAGTGGAAATTTCCGTAATTTTAGACTTGTCGCCAAAGTAGCCCGAAAATGTACTAAAGGATTCGTTAAAAGCGCCTCCATAACTTTTTAATCCGGGCATATGGGCCAAAGTGGTTTGGTCCGTCTGGGAGATTTCATAGGTATTCGTCAGGTCCAATGCCGTCAGTCCCTTAAAAGCTTCAAAATCTCGCTGATCGATCTCCTGGCTATTCAGTTTCTTGTCCTGAGTAATATAAGTGATCTTCTCGGCCTGTTCATCGCTGAAGGGATCAGAGAGGCTATATGTAAACTTCCACTGATCATTCTCCGAATGCTCTACGGTTAAATAGCGAAGACGAGCCAGTTCCTCCTCTGTC
This window of the Paenibacillus marchantiae genome carries:
- a CDS encoding TetR/AcrR family transcriptional regulator, producing MNKQPEITEKTRQTFINVFCDLYCRKPIEKISIQEIANQSGYNRSTFYQYFTDIYDLLDCVEERILKSIKEEMAGREFSTHTIQDALQCLENAEEISVLKAILGDYGSVHFVERLKREIPFERLIVDFPTDDVLAPYIIEFYISTLISMFRLWIHRDKDLSSEELIKLIDSLFSKGITPYHIFGTVNPQRSGV
- a CDS encoding leucine-rich repeat domain-containing protein — translated: MKQNHVYYVDQTINHYHGTPPKAPLKQTVSVKLMLILMLVLTGAIGTYFYYSNSSTYPKTEANLPVRKMPESEVLLSFLRDIFDKGSALPTEEELARLRYLTVEHSENDQWKFTYSLSDPFSDEQAEKITYITQDKKLNSQEIDQRDFEAFKGLTALDLTNTYEISQTDQTTLAHMPGLKSYGGAFNESFSTFSGYFGDKSKITEISTQLRSNQELAMLLEFPNLSSLSITYVDESVTDFFLLNKLPLKSLSLTFVDELGWLSSMTGLTSLSINYSEATDLQPLYALTQLQELRLSFLTNVKSIDFVQNMPALQTLDLENVNFSSLERLAGKASITKLRLASLSQLGSVKTINSLSSLRELTLSGYYEKAEALTLPNVVRVEVPGSFLPGLKAPAATSLTLQGGSGELNLATLGKFPKLEQLSLWEISEITHLGALDALPRLETLNIYDSSLYKESDALFRLKQVKSLVCSECRLNFEQKAAAENSVLEHLTLEQPYFSINNTSVTEVDQMMPYFAKMTALRSFTLQDSNLASLKFMSNWKAIENLHLENNAISNIETLSQLPDLQKVYLSGNSVQNKSVLGAGVHVY